The sequence below is a genomic window from Sorangiineae bacterium MSr12523.
GGGCGCGCTCGGCGCGGAGTTCGTCGAAGGGCGACTCGAAGACGAGCACGATGATGTAGATGGTCGCAAACGACTGCGCCACGTAGCCGAAGTCGGCGAGACGCACCGTTTCGCGGATGGGGCGGCCCTTGCGGAGGCTGTCGATCCCGGGGAGGCTGCGCACTTCGCGCAGGGCGCGCTGGGCGGCGGGCACCAGATCGCGGAGATCGGGCGGGGGCAAGGACCCCGGGCCTTTGGGCTCGGTGACCTGCGTTTGGCTCGGCTCCGGCGGGACCGCAACCGGACCCGGAACGTCGGCCAGCCGCGGGGCAGGCAGCGGCGCAGGCGGCGGAAACTCGACCAGCTCGGCCAGATCGTCGTCCGCCCCCAGATCCGAGGACGGCGGAGGCTGCTCGGACTTGTCGCGGTAGAGCGGCGTGACCGAGGCGAACGGCTCCAGCGGATCGACGACGTGAAGCACCGCGCTGAGCTCCGGGGGCTCCTCCAGCGGCCCGCGCTGGTGCGTCGCGCCCCAGACCACCGGCGAGTGGGCGTCCAGGACCAGTGCTTCCACCGCCTGGGTGCGCGTGGCCAGCGCCCGCAGCTCCTCTCGGAGCGAGCGGGAAATGGACAGGCGCGCGGGTGGCTTCGCGTGCTCCCCGATCAACTGCGTGAACGTGTTCACCAGCATGTCCAGGCGGCGCCGGAGCGCCGTGGGGTTCCTGGGGGCCGTGGAAAACGTCACCGCGATGCCCGTGCCATCGGAAAGGCGCGCGTAAAGCACGTTGGCAGCGGGACTCTGGGGCTCGGGGTCTTTCGTGAGGACGCGCACGTCCTCGGCACCGAGTTCACGCCGCACGAGGGCAGCAAACCGCGCAAACGGTGACTCGGGATCGGGGGGGGGACGGTCGGACATCGGGAACCTAGCTCGACAGCAGCAACCCACCCAGAGTATCGCCAAACGCGGGCGGGTAATGCGCTATATCACGGGCGCGTAAGGTAACCGATGATCCTGCGCAGTAAGGCGGAGTAGCTCCGGCGAAACTGCGGCTCGTCGGGGGCGTGCCCCGTCAGCATCCGGGCGGCCTGCGGCATGAGGTGTGGATAACTGGCCAGGGCCATGAGCACCATCATGGCGAGCTCGGTCTTCTCTTCCCGGAGAAGGCCATTTTCCCGTTGCGCCTTGGCCACACGGTCCAAACCGGGCTTGAAGAGCTTCGCCCGCATCTTTTCCGAGGGAACCTCGCGGCTGCCGTAGGTGAGCGCCTCCCACTGCATCATACGCATCCAGTCGCGCTTGCTGCCGAAGTTGTCGTAGATGTAGGGCAGCATGTCCTGGACGTGCTGCGGGCCAGCCTCGATGATCTGCTCCTTGTCGGCCTGGATGGCCAAGATGGTGGCCTCGAAGAGCTCCTTCTTGTTTCCGAAGTAATGGTAGAGCATCCGCTTGTTGATGCGCGCCCGCTTGGCGATCGCATCCACACGGGCGCCGGCAAACCCTCGCAGCGCGAACTCTTTCATCGCCGCGGAGAGGATGCGCGCCCGTGAGCGCTCGGGATCGCGCGCACGCGGCTCTCGAGCCTCGCGCGGAGCGGTCCCTTCATACTTCTTAACCGTGTTCTGCTTGGCCTTGTTCACGCGCGACGCTATGTAACCACCTGGTTAGTTAACCCACAACACCCCATGCGCATTCCGCCTACTTCTAGCCCATTCTCTGCCGTCGTGTCGTGCGCCATTGCTCTTGCGATGGCTCCGAGCATGAGCGCGTGCAAGCGATCGGAAGCGAAGGCCGAGCCGGTCTCCAAAGAAGATCCGGTCGTGCACGCCAGCGTGGTGCAGGTCACCGAGCAGGCGATGCCGGAATACCTCACGCTCATTGGCACACTGCGGGCGAACCAGGAGTCGGACATCGCGGCCGATGCCAGCGGAAAAGTGCTGGCCACGTTCGTGGAGCGTGGTCAGGCGGTCCGCAAGGGTGAGTCGCTGGCGCGGCTGGATTCGCGGGCCGCCGTCATCAGCGTCAGCGCCACGGAAGCTCAGTCGAACCAGGTGAAGGCCAACCTGGAGCAAGCCCAGCGCGAGTGCGAGCGCGTGAAGCACTTGCTCGAGACGAGCGCGATTTCGCAAGCCGAGTACGACCGGACGACGTCGCAGTGCTCGTCGACGCAATGGTCACTGGCCGCCGCCGAGGCGCAGCACGAGAACGCGCGCAAGTTGCTGGGCGACAGCAACCTCCGGGCACCGTTCGATGGCGTCATCGGAGAGCGCTACGTCAGCGTCGGGCAGTACGTGAAGCCCGAAACCAAGGTCGCCTCCATTTACGCGCCGGATCCGCTGCGCCTCGAGCTCACCGTGCCCGAGGCGCAGGCCGGAATGATCCAGCCCGACATGAAGCTCACCTTCAGCGTCACCGCGTTCGGCGACGAGAAGTTCTCCGGCACCGTGCGGTACGTGAGCCCGCACATCCGAGAATCCAGCCGCGACCTCGTGGTGGAGGCCATCGTGCCGAATCCAGGTCCGAAAGGAAAAGACGGAAAGCCCGCCGGCGTGGGCAAGCTTCGTCCGGGCATGTTCGCCACGGCCAAATTGCTGCTCAGCGAACACCCCGTTCCCGCCGTTCCCGTGAGCGCGCTGAAGCGCGAGGGCATCACCGCGCGCATCTTCGCGGTGGTCGACGGCCGCGCGAACGAGCGGCTCGTGCAGGTCGGGGAGGAAAAGGGCGGTCTCATCGCCGTCGTGAGCGGCATCAACCGCGGCGATGGCATCGTGGCCGAACCTGGACCCGACATCCGCGACGGCGTTCGAATTCAGTAATAGCAGCGAGAGAGGCAACCTTTCATGCAGTGGCTTGCGGCGATCTGCATCAAGCGCCCCATTTTTGCGACCGTCCTCATCCTGGTCATCTGCGTCGTGGGTGCCTTCGGTTACGTGCAATTGGGCGTCGACCGCTTCCCCAAGGTCGACCTGCCCATCGTCACGGTGACCACGCGCCTTCCCGGGGCCGCGCCGGAGGACGTCGAGACGGAGATCACCGAGAAGGTCGAGGAAGCGGTCAACACCGTCAGCGGCATCGACGAGCTGCAGTCGATCACCACCGAGGGTGTTTCGCTGGTGACCATCACGTTCATCCTCGAGAAAGACCCGGACATCGGGGCGCAGGAAATCCGCGACCGCCTCAATCTGATTTTGCCCGATCTGCCCAAGGACATCGAGCAGCCCACGGTGCAAAAGCTCGATCCCGATTCGCAGCCCGTCCTCTATTTGGCGCTCAACGCACCCGACAAGCCGATTCAGGAGGTCACCGAGTTCGCCGACAAGCGCATCCGGCGCCTGTTCGAGGCCATCGACGGGGTGGGCCAGGTTCAGATCATCGGCGGGCAAGAGCGCCAGGTGAACGTGTGGCTCGATCCCATCGCGCTGCGCGGTGCCGGGATCACGGCCCTGGACGTGCAGCGGGCCATCGGCGCGCAGAACCTGACGACACCGGGCGGCCGCGTGGACACGGGACCGGAGCAGCTCACCTTGCGCATCCACGGGCGCGTGGAGCGGCCGCAGGAGATCGGCGAGTTGGTGGTGCGCCAGGTGGCGGGCCATTCCATTCGGGTCAAGGACGTCGCCAAAGTCGAGGACGGGGCCGAGGAACGCGAGACCGCGGCGCAGCTCAATGGGCGGCGCACGGTCACCTTGCAGGTGCGCAAGCAATCGGGCTCGAACACGGTGAAGGTGGTCGACGCCGTCAAGGCACGCATGGAGGAGCTGAAAAAGACGCTCCCCGCAGGCTACCAGCTCGAGGTCGTGCGCGATGACTCGGGCGTCATCCGCACCAGCGTCGATGCGGTGCACGAGCACTTGATCATCGGAGCCATCCTCGCGGCGTTGGTGGTGCTCCTGTTCTTGGGGAACCTGCGAAGCACGATCATCGCGGCCATCGCGATCCCCACGAGCATCATCGGCACCTTCGCGCTGATGTGGATCCAGAGCTTCACGCTCAACACGATTACGCTGCTCGCTTTGGCGCTGGCCGTGGGCATCGTCATCGACGACGCCATCGTCGTGCTGGAGAACATCTATCGGCACGTCGAAGAAAAAGGGCAATCGCCCGAGGAGGCCGCGCGCACGGGCACCCAGGAAATCGGCCTCGCGGTGCTCGCGACGACGCTCTCGCTCATCGCGGTCTTCCTTCCCGTGGCCTTCATGGGCGGCATCCCGGGGCGCTTCCTCAAGAGCTTCGGCGTGACCATGGCCTTCGCCATCGCCGTGTCGCTGCTGGTGAGCTTTACCCTTACGCCAATGATGGCCTCGCGCTGGCTGAAGGCGCACGAGCGCGGCAGCCTCCCCTCGGGGGACAAGACGGCGCGCATTCACGAGGAGCGCAAGGAGCCGTTGGGCGAACGGGTGGTCAACTTCTTCTATCGGCCCATCGAGCGCGCCTACATGGCCATGTTGCGCTTCGTCATGCGCCGCCGGTGGATCGTGGTGGTGCTTTCGCTGGTAACGCTCGGCTCCTGCGGGCCGCTCGCCGGTAAGGCCAACAAGGGATTTCTCCCGCGCAACGACGACGCCCAGTTCGAGGTCGTGGTACGCGCGCCCGAGGGCACGAGCCTGGCGCAGACGGAGCTCATTGGCGAGCGCATGGCACGGGACATCCGCGCCTACCCCACCGTGCATGCCACATTGGTGACGGTGGGCAGCGACTCGGGCAAGACGCAGAACGCCGCGCGCATCTACGTGCGCCTGACCGATCCCGCGTTCCGCCCGGAGCAGACGCAGGAACAGATCATGAACCAGTTCCGCAAGGAAGTGGTTCCCAAGCAACCCAAGGATCTGCGCATCACCATTTCCGAGATCGGCGCGTTCTCGGGCGGCGGATTCTCCACGGCGAAGATCCAGTACACCGTGCGCGGGCCCGATTTGCGAAAGCTCGAGGAGGTGACGTCGCACGTGCTGCCCAAGCTCCGCAAGGTGCCCGGCGCGGTGGATGTCGACTCCTCGCTCATCCTGGGCAAGCCCGAAGTGGGCGTGTACATAAACCGCGGGCGCGCCGCCGATCTGGGCGTGCAAGTGTCGGACATCGCGAACGCGCTGCGCCTCCTGGTCGAGGGCGACGAGGTGTCGAACTACGAAGAGCACGGCGAGCAGTACGACGTGCGCGTGCGCGCCGAGCCGCAATACCGCGCCGACATGAACGGACTGCGGCTGCTGACGGTGCCTTCGCAGAGGCTCGGTTTCGTGCCGTTGAGCGACGTCGTCGAACTGCGGCGCGGCACGGGGCCGGCGGAGATCCGCCATCTGAATCGGCAGCGCGTGGTCACCATGCTCGCAAACGTCATTCCCGGCGTGGGCGAAGGCGCCGTGGCCTCGGAGCTGAAGAAGATCATCGACGAAGAAAAGCTCCCCGCCGACTACGTGGCCGCCCCCACCGGGCAGACGCGCGAGATGGGGCGCGTGATGGTGAACTTCGCCCTGGCCATCGGCCTCTCCTTCGTCTTCATGTACCTGGTGCTGGCCGCGCAGTTCGAGTCTTGGCTGCACCCGTTCACCATTCTATTGAGCCTGCCGCTTACCCTCCCGTTCGCGTTCATGTCGGTCATTCTGTTCAAGCAGGCGATCGACATTTATTCGATGCTGGGCATCCTGGTGCTCTTCGGGGTGGTGAAGAAGAATGCCATTCTGCAGATCGACCACACGAACCAACTGCGGCGCGCCGGCATGCCGCGGCTCGAGGCGATTCTGCAAGGCAATCGGGATCGTCTGCGGCCCATTTTGATGACCACCTTGGCGTTCGTGGCGGGGATGATCCCGCTCATCCTCTCCAAGGGCGTCGGCGCCGGTTACAACCGGGCCACCGCAGGTGTGGTCGTCGGTGGACAGATCTTGTCGCTGCTGCTGACACTGCTTGCGACGCCCGTTGCGTATTCGCTCTTCGATGATGCGTCGCGCTGGCTGCGCAAACTTTTCCGGCTAAAGGGCCCGGGCGAGTTCGACGTGGCCATCGCCCCGCCGCAATCGCTCCCGATGCCTGGCGA
It includes:
- a CDS encoding TetR/AcrR family transcriptional regulator is translated as MNKAKQNTVKKYEGTAPREAREPRARDPERSRARILSAAMKEFALRGFAGARVDAIAKRARINKRMLYHYFGNKKELFEATILAIQADKEQIIEAGPQHVQDMLPYIYDNFGSKRDWMRMMQWEALTYGSREVPSEKMRAKLFKPGLDRVAKAQRENGLLREEKTELAMMVLMALASYPHLMPQAARMLTGHAPDEPQFRRSYSALLRRIIGYLTRP
- a CDS encoding efflux RND transporter periplasmic adaptor subunit → MAPSMSACKRSEAKAEPVSKEDPVVHASVVQVTEQAMPEYLTLIGTLRANQESDIAADASGKVLATFVERGQAVRKGESLARLDSRAAVISVSATEAQSNQVKANLEQAQRECERVKHLLETSAISQAEYDRTTSQCSSTQWSLAAAEAQHENARKLLGDSNLRAPFDGVIGERYVSVGQYVKPETKVASIYAPDPLRLELTVPEAQAGMIQPDMKLTFSVTAFGDEKFSGTVRYVSPHIRESSRDLVVEAIVPNPGPKGKDGKPAGVGKLRPGMFATAKLLLSEHPVPAVPVSALKREGITARIFAVVDGRANERLVQVGEEKGGLIAVVSGINRGDGIVAEPGPDIRDGVRIQ
- a CDS encoding efflux RND transporter permease subunit — translated: MQWLAAICIKRPIFATVLILVICVVGAFGYVQLGVDRFPKVDLPIVTVTTRLPGAAPEDVETEITEKVEEAVNTVSGIDELQSITTEGVSLVTITFILEKDPDIGAQEIRDRLNLILPDLPKDIEQPTVQKLDPDSQPVLYLALNAPDKPIQEVTEFADKRIRRLFEAIDGVGQVQIIGGQERQVNVWLDPIALRGAGITALDVQRAIGAQNLTTPGGRVDTGPEQLTLRIHGRVERPQEIGELVVRQVAGHSIRVKDVAKVEDGAEERETAAQLNGRRTVTLQVRKQSGSNTVKVVDAVKARMEELKKTLPAGYQLEVVRDDSGVIRTSVDAVHEHLIIGAILAALVVLLFLGNLRSTIIAAIAIPTSIIGTFALMWIQSFTLNTITLLALALAVGIVIDDAIVVLENIYRHVEEKGQSPEEAARTGTQEIGLAVLATTLSLIAVFLPVAFMGGIPGRFLKSFGVTMAFAIAVSLLVSFTLTPMMASRWLKAHERGSLPSGDKTARIHEERKEPLGERVVNFFYRPIERAYMAMLRFVMRRRWIVVVLSLVTLGSCGPLAGKANKGFLPRNDDAQFEVVVRAPEGTSLAQTELIGERMARDIRAYPTVHATLVTVGSDSGKTQNAARIYVRLTDPAFRPEQTQEQIMNQFRKEVVPKQPKDLRITISEIGAFSGGGFSTAKIQYTVRGPDLRKLEEVTSHVLPKLRKVPGAVDVDSSLILGKPEVGVYINRGRAADLGVQVSDIANALRLLVEGDEVSNYEEHGEQYDVRVRAEPQYRADMNGLRLLTVPSQRLGFVPLSDVVELRRGTGPAEIRHLNRQRVVTMLANVIPGVGEGAVASELKKIIDEEKLPADYVAAPTGQTREMGRVMVNFALAIGLSFVFMYLVLAAQFESWLHPFTILLSLPLTLPFAFMSVILFKQAIDIYSMLGILVLFGVVKKNAILQIDHTNQLRRAGMPRLEAILQGNRDRLRPILMTTLAFVAGMIPLILSKGVGAGYNRATAGVVVGGQILSLLLTLLATPVAYSLFDDASRWLRKLFRLKGPGEFDVAIAPPQSLPMPGE